From Juglans regia cultivar Chandler chromosome 8, Walnut 2.0, whole genome shotgun sequence, the proteins below share one genomic window:
- the LOC108997098 gene encoding protein TIC 20-I, chloroplastic-like, with protein sequence MMVNGCTMPCGRDFMNSRVCKPTIARGSFSTCIPCLPAMATLPSLSSRGSRQEGKPLFHLSAASIPLLSGDQGSLLRALPLLPRRLKRHMTPRASKDVPYSFRYPPMTKKPRWWWRALACLPYLMPLHETWMYAETAYHLHPFLEDFEFLTYPFLGAIGSLPSWFLMAYFFVAYLGVVRRKEWPHFFRFHVVMGMLLEIALQVIGTVSRWMPLAVYWGKVGMHFWTAVAFAYLFTVLECIRCALAGMYADIPFVCDAAYIQIPYD encoded by the exons ATGATGGTAAATGGATGCACTATGCCCTGTGGGCGTGATTTTATGAATTCCAGGGTGTGTAAACCCACCATAGCCCGTGGCTCATTTTCCACATGCATTCCTTGTCTGCCTGCTATGGCCACATTGCCAAGCTTGAGTTCACGGGGATCTCGCCAGGAGG GTAAGCCACTCTTTCACCTTTCGGCTGCCTCAATCCCACTTTTAAGTGGGGATCAGGGTAGCCTTCTACGTGCACTCCCCTTGTTACCAAGGCGACTCAAACGTCATATGACTCCTCGAGCATCCAAGGATGTTCCATACAGTTTCCGCTACCCTCCAATGACCAAGAAGCCAAGATGGTGGTGGAGGGCATTGGCATGCCTCCCCTATTTAATGCCACTTCATGAGACATGGATGTATGCTGAGACGGCATATCACCTGCACCCCTTCCTGGAAGACTTTGAATTCTTAACATACCCATTTCTTGGAGCCATTGGGAGTCTGCCGAGCTGGTTCTTGATGGCATATTTTTTTGTAGCATATCTTGGAGTGGTGAGAAGAAAGGAATGGCCTCACTTCTTTCGATTTCATGTGGTAATGGGCATGTTGTTGGAGATTGCCCTTCAGGTGATAGGAACTGTAAGCCGTTGGATGCCGCTTGCTGTCTACTGGGGTAAAGTGGGGATGCACTTCTGGACAGCTGTGGCATTTGCGTACCTTTTCACTGTATTGGAATGCATTCGTTGTGCTCTTGCCGGTATGTATGCTGACATCCCTTTTGTATGTGATGCTGCATATATTCAAATTCCATATGATTAA
- the LOC109008283 gene encoding BEL1-like homeodomain protein 11 isoform X2: MLPVEFNMTSQDSPPNPALSSVHSFTLSDSITDQNHFQNQPFDAYGSSLRGRDHTLPQSFGVFPSIQSLGERMSRSIDLVQASTVGEESEINHTRHFMDLLGAANETNHQAQRLSLSLGSHVLVPSVQYRQRSLSSDLLSPSYLMSGEESREACNPGMEHVSNGYSFLGSAFASSSSSLNRTCPTSYGTESFAAVIRNSIYLRPAQSLLNEIVDVSGKAIDISNGKYISKLSRGGRLGALGLSSELKAELYSNGLLSAEKQELQVKIAKLISLLEEVDGRFDEYYSQLEEVVSSFELIAGVGAAKKYTALALQAMSKHFCSLRDAIVSQINITKRKFLQAFPRISTGLSQLNLFDSETRHTRMSLQQLGMIQNQRQAWRPIRGLPETSVTILRSWLFEHFLHPYPNDTEKLMLASQTGLTKSQVSNWFINARVRLWKPMIEEMYKEEFGDSAEDLNPLAGNSMTREDFTDHAED; encoded by the exons ATGCTTCCAGTTGAGTTTAACATGACTTCACAAGACTCGCCTCCAAATCCAGCTCTAAGTAGCGTGCACTCATTCACTCTCTCAGACTCCATTACCGATCAAAACCATTTCCAAAACCAGCCCTTTGATGCATATGGGTCTTCATTAAGAGGCCGCGATCACACACTCCCTCAGTCCTTTGGTGTATTTCCCAGCATCCAATCTCTTGGGGAAAGAATGTCTAGATCAATAGATCTTGTTCAAGCTTCTACTGTTGGGGAGGAATCTGAGATCAACCACACCCGACATTTCATGGATCTTCTTGGAGCAGCAAATGAGACCAATCACCAAGCCCAGAGGCTGTCACTTTCTCTGGGCTCTCACGTGCTTGTTCCTTCTGTGCAATACAGGCAGAGGTCCTTAAGTTCGGATCTCCTAAGCCCCAGTTACTTAATGTCTGGAGAAGAATCACGTGAAGCCTGTAATCCAGGAATGGAACATGTAAGCAACGGGTATTCTTTCTTGGGCAGTGCAtttgcttcttcttcaagctcaCTAAATCGAACTTGTCCAACTTCATATGGAACAGAATCTTTTGCTGCTGTTATTCGGAACTCAATATATTTAAGACCAGCTCAGTCCCTTCTGAATGAAATTGTTGATGTCAGTGGAAAAGCAATTGACATTAGCAATGGAAAATATATTTCGAAGTTGTCTCGTGGAGGTAGATTAGGAGCTCTTGGACTTTCTTCTGAACTAAAAGCAGAATTGTACAGTAATGGACTCTTATCAGCTGAGAAGCAAGAGCTTCAAGTTAAAATTGCAAAGCTTATCTCCCTTTTGGAGGAG GTTGATGGCAGATTCGATGAGTACTATAGTCAACTGGAAGAAGTTGTATCATCATTTGAGTTGATAGCAGGTGTAGGTGCTGCCAAGAAATACACTGCACTAGCTCTCCAAGCCATGTCTAAGCATTTCTGCAGCTTGAGAGATGCCATAGTCTCCCAAATTAAcatcacaaagagaaaattctTGCAGGCTTTTCCCAGAATTAGCACGGGGTTATCACAACTTAACTTGTTTGATTCGGAAACTAGACATACTCGAATGTCCCTTCAACAGCTAGGAATGATCCAAAACCAAAGGCAAGCATGGAGACCCATCAGAGGGTTGCCTGAGACTTCTGTGACAATCCTGCGCTCTTGGCTTTTTGAACACTTTCTCCACCC GTATCCAAATGACACTGAAAAGCTAATGCTGGCATCACAAACAGGCCTGACTAAGAGCCAA GTCTCAAATTGGTTCATAAATGCTCGAGTTCGGTTGTGGAAACCCATGATTGAAGAAATGTACAAAGAAGAGTTTGGGGACTCTGCAGAAGACTTGAACCCATTAGCTGGCAATTCCATGACGAGGGAAGATTTCACAGATCATGCAGAGGATTGA
- the LOC109008281 gene encoding uncharacterized protein LOC109008281 — translation MGKQSPRAVSIQKKRWGLMILALFSLSTVMVFFMRTAFDSCTTSASSGTGSITDSFGEEKDASSAIYSAAQVGSATPNPLDFMKSKLVLLVSHELSLSGGPLLLMELAFLLRGVGSEVVWITNQKPAEPDDVVYSLEHKMLDRGVQVLAARGQKAIDTALKADLVILNTAVAGKWLDAVLKEKVPHVLPKVLWWIHEMRGHYFKVEYVKHLPFVAGAMIDSHTTAEYWKNRTRERLGIKMPETYVVHLGNSKELTEVAEDSVAKRILREHVRESLGVRNEDLIFAIINSVSRGKGQDLFLRSFHESLQKIKEKKLQVPAMHAVIVGSDMNALTKYETELRNFVLENNIQNHVQFVNKTLTVAPYLASVDVLVQNSQARGECFGRITIEAMAFQLPVLGTAAGGTMEIVVNGTTGLLHPVGKEGITPLANNIVKLATHVERRLTMGKKGYERVKERFLEHHMSLRIAVVLKEVLLKAKSHTNS, via the exons ATGGGGAAGCAGAGCCCGCGGGCGGTGTCCATTCAGAAGAAGCGGTGGGGGCTGATGATTCTGGCGCTATTTTCGCTTTCCACCGTAATGGTGTTCTTCATGAGAACCGCTTTCGATTCCTGCACCACAAGTGCCAGTAGTGGTACTGGCAGTATTACCGACAgttttggagaagaaaaagatgcaAGCTCGGCGATTTACTCAGCAGCTCAAGTCGGCAGTGCAACACCAAATCCACTTGATTTCATGAAGTCCAAGCTCGTGCTCTTGGTTTCCCACGAACTCTCTCTTTCTG GCGGGCCTTTGTTATTAATGGAGCTTGCATTTCTGTTGAGGGGTGTGGGTTCGGAAGTGGTTTGGATTACTAACCAGAAACCAGCGGAACCAGACGATGTTGTTTACAGTTTGGAGCACAAGATGTTGGACCGAGGGGTGCAG GTCTTAGCTGCAAGAGGCCAAAAAGCTATTGATACAGCTCTTAAAGCTGATTTGGTCATTTTAAATACTGCTGTTGCTGGGAAATGGCTGGATGCCGTTCTCAAGGAAAAAGTtcctcatgttcttccaaaggTTTTGTGGTGGATTCATGAAATGAGAGGACATTATTTCAAAGTGGAGTATGTTAAGCACCTCCCTTTTGTTGCAGGTGCCATGATTGATTCACATACAACTGCAGAATACTGGAAGAACAGGACTCGAGAGCGTTTAGG GATTAAAATGCCTGAAACGTATGTCGTACACCTTGGAAATAGCAAGGAACTAACAGAAGTTGCTGAAGATAGTGTAGCCAAGAGAATTCTTCGTGAGCATGTCCGGGAATCTCTTGGAGTGCGGAATGAAGATCTGATATTTGCCATCATTAACA GTGTTTCGCGCGGGAAAGGTCAGGATCTGTTTCTTCGTTCCTTTCATGAAAGTCtacagaaaattaaagagaagaaACTGCAGGTGCCAGCAATGCATGCAGTAATAGTGGGAAGTGACATGAATGCTCTGACGAAGTATGAGACAGAACTGCGGAACTTTGTACTAGAGAATAATATTCAGAATCATGTTCAATTTGTCAACAAAACCCTTACAGTAGCTCCTTATCTGGCTTCCGTTGATGTTCTTGTTCAGAACTCTCAG GCCCGGGGAGAGTGTTTTGGGAGAATAACCATCGAAGCAATGGCCTTTCAGCTGCCTGTTTTG gGCACAGCAGCTGGAGGCACCATGGAGATAGTGGTGAATGGAACAACAGGGTTGTTGCATCCTGTTGGGAAAGAAGGTATAACACCTCTTGCAAATAACATTGTCAAATTGGCCACCCATGTAGAAAGGAGACTAACGATGGGAAAGAAGGGATATGAGAGGGTGAAGGAGAGGTTTCTGGAACACCACATGTCCCTTAGAATTGCTGTCGTTTTGAAGGAAGTTCTTCTGAAAGCAAAGAGCCACACCAATTCTTAG
- the LOC108997096 gene encoding uncharacterized protein LOC108997096 → MGSACCVAARDQTIPHRAGGEALHRNPIDSPSWSFRWDRGHVAGKIENPSYQVSHGISRNVSMELKGSLGSERGNLSDGGSLMENFGTPTSLKSPVHEGVDVNLMTPHSDLSAASIFSAEVKSIAESPEIADSAAPNLSILSMISAFSAPSVDYLPTQSYPVLPNATPSRRARRSPGYQLLRQVSDSRILRSKSPNNNSISEGRPSFVLSTGSNDLATGSQFGSSDGWSIRTFSELVASSQRERWSFDSEHFGSGRCKISGSSSRFSYSPSVELHYCGVCSKLLTERSSWSSRCNEVPVASVLVCGHAYHAECLETITVEADRYDPSCPICMVGEKEVSKMSKAESKSKNHKKSKNRVVDSYLDGDFDVFDRQKDSEHKGKVPTMGSSSSTRSSFAKPFLRRHFSIGSKWSRSLSESDSARKKGFWARYRKD, encoded by the exons ATGGGTTCAGCTTGTTGTGTTGCCGCAAGGGATCAAACTATACCCCACAGAGCTGGAGGTGAAGCTCTGCATAGGAATCCCATAGATTCACCATCATGGAGCTTCCGGTGGGATAGAGGGCATGTGGCTGGCAAAATTGAGAATCCGTCATATCAGGTGTCCCATGGAATCAGCAGGAATGTAAGCATGGAGCTAAAGGGATCTTTAGGTTCTGAAAGAGGTAATTTGTCTGATGGGGGAAGCCTTATGGAGAATTTTGGAACACCCACCTCTCTGAAGTCTCCTGTCCATGAGGGAGTGGATGTGAATCTGATGACTCCACATTCAG ATCTGTCCGCAGCAAGCATTTTTTCTGCAGAG GTGAAGAGCATAGCAGAATCACCAGAAATTGCAGATTCAGCTGCGCCAAATCTTTCTATTTTATCCATGATTTCAGCTTTTTCAGCACCGTCTGTTGATTACCTGCCTACCCAGTCTTATCCAGTTCTTCCTAACGCAACCCCATCAAGACGAGCCCGTCGTTCGCCAGGATACCAGCTGTTGAGACAGGTCTCTGATAGTCGGATCTTGCGATCGAAATCACCAAATAACAACTCAATATCTGAAGGAAGACCATCTTTTGTACTCTCCACTGGCAGCAATGACTTAGCCACAGGATCTCAATTTGGATCTTCTGATGGTTGGTCTATCCGCACCTTTTCTGAACTTGTGGCCTCTTCACAAAGAGAAAGGTGGTCTTTTGACAGTGAACACTTTGGCTCTGGCCGTTGCAAGATAAGTGGATCTAGCAGCAGGTTCTCATATTCGCCCTCTGTAGAATTACATTATTGTGGGGTCTGCTCAAAGCTCCTAACAGAGAGATCTTCATGGAGTAGCCGTTGCAATGAGGTCCCAGTGGCTTCTGTGTTGGTCTGCGGGCATGCTTACCATGCCGAGTGCCTGGAGACTATAACAGTAGAGGCTGACCGGTATGACCCATCTTGCCCAATTTGTATGGTTGGAGAGAAGGAAGTCTCAAAGATGTCCAAAGCAGAGTCAAAGTCCAAGAACCATAAGAAATCCAAAAACCGGGTCGTGGATAGTTACCTCGATGgtgattttgatgtttttgatcGCCAAAAAGATTCTGAACATAAAGGAAAAGTTCCCACGATGGGATCCAGTTCCAGCACTAGGAGCTCCTTTGCCAAGCCATTCTTGAGGAGGCACTTCTCTATTGGGTCCAAATGGAGTAGGTCCCTGTCAGAGAGCGACTCTGCCAGGAAGAAGGGTTTTTGGGCAAGGTATCGCAAAGATTAA
- the LOC109008280 gene encoding GTPase HflX produces MSAASFGCCIFRLSPLLDHEPKLSWNPTTPISNQPLFPLTLRKNSNCKNSSSRLVTGALQEGFGVVPHESVALNPLIGTEEAEKVEHEEVHGSLNGVADTKPQSPFTKFQKKKEHDEDDSFEKRFKLRNGREVFEEKAYLVGVERKGDTENSFDIDESLKELAQLADTAGLLVVDSTYQKLASPNPRTYIGSGKVAEIKSAIHALGVETVIFDDELSAGQLRNLEKAFGGDVRVCDRTALILDIFNQRAATHEASLQVALAQMEYQLPRLTKMWTHLERQAGGKVKGMGEKQIEVDKRILRTQIGALKKELESVRKHRKQYRNRRISVPVPVVSLVGYTNAGKSTLLNRLTGANVLAEDRLFATLDPTTRRVQMKNGKEFLLTDTVGFIQKLPTTLVAAFRATLEEISESSLLVHVVDISHPLAEQQIEAVEKVLSELDVSSIPNLMVWNKVDKVSDPQKIKSEAEKREDVVCISAFNGEGLHEFCDAVQEKLKDSMVWVEALIPFDKGELLSTIHQVGMVERTEYKENGTLVKAHVPLRFARLLTPMRQLCIS; encoded by the exons ATGAGCGCAGCAAGTTTCGGTTGTTGTATCTTTCGGCTCTCGCCTCTTCTAGACCACGAGCCCAAGCTTTCATGGAATCCAACCACACCAATCTCAAATCAGCCACTTTTCCCTCTCACTCTCAGAAAAAATTCGAACTGTAAAAATAGTTCCTCAAGACTCGTCACCGGAGCTCTCCAGGAAGGGTTCGGAGTCGTTCCTCATGAAAGCGTAGCTTTAAACCCATTGATTGGTACCGAAGAGGCGGAGAAGGTGGAACATGAAGAGGTCCATGGATCTCTCAATGGAGTCGCTGACACCAAACCCCAAAGTCCGTTCACTAAAttccaaaagaagaaagagcACGACGAAGACGACAGCTTTGAGAAGAGGTTTAAGCTACGGAACGGCAGAGAG gtttttgaagaaaaagCGTACCTTGTTGGTGTTGAACGAAAAGGCGATACAGAGAATTCTTTTGATATAGATGAATCACTGAAGGAGCTGGCTCAGCTGGCTGACACTGCTGGACTTCTGGTTGTCGATTCCACTTATCAAAA ACTAGCTTCCCCGAACCCAAGAACTTATATTGGATCTGGCAAGGTTGCAGAGATTAAGAGTGCAATTCATGCCCTTGGTGTTGAGACTGTGATATTTGATGACGAGCTTTCAGCTGG GCAATTGCGTAATTTGGAAAAGGCTTTTGGTGGAGATGTTAGAGTTTGTGACCGCACTGCCCTCATCCTGGATATCTTTAACCAGCGGGCAGCAACACATGAAGCATCTTTACAG GTTGCATTGGCACAAATGGAATACCAGTTACCTCGACTAACAAAAATGTGGACTCACCTTGAGCGTCAAGCGGGAGGCAAGGTGAAGGGGATGGGTGAGAAACAAATTGAAGTGGATAAGCGTATCTTACGTACTCAA ATTGGTGCCCTCAAAAAAGAGCTTGAATCAGTTAGAAAACATCGGAAGCAGTATCGAAACCGGCGTATATCTGTTCCTGTCCCAGTAGTATCGTTG GTTGGTTACACAAATGCTGGAAAGAGTACACTTCTAAATCGATTGACTGGAGCCAATGTTCTTGCTGAGGATCGATTATTTGCTACCCTTGATCCAACTACAAGAAGGGTTCAG ATGAAGAATGGGAAGGAGTTTCTTCTCACAGACACGGTTGGTTTCATCCAAAAGTTACCTACTACACTG GTTGCTGCCTTCAGAGCTACATTGGAGGAGATATCAGAGTCATCGCTTTTGGTGCATGTGGTGGACATAAG CCATCCTCTAGCAGAGCAACAGATAGAAGCTGTGGAGAAGGTTCTGTCAGAACTAGATGTGTCATCAATTCCAAATTTGATGGTTTGGAATAAG GTTGATAAGGTCAGTGATCCTCAAAAAATAAAGTCAGAagcagagaagagagaagatgtTGTTTGCATATCTGCTTTCAATGGTGAAGGCTTACATGAATTCTGCGATGCGGTTCAGGAAAAGTTGAAG GATTCTATGGTATGGGTGGAAGCTTTAATTCCATTTGACAAGGGAGAGCTCCTGAGTACCATACATCAAGTTGGAATGGTAGAGAGAACT GAGTATAAAGAAAATGGGACATTGGTGAAGGCGCATGTTCCCCTTCGATTTGCAAGGCTGCTCACACCAATGAGGCAACTCTGTATTTCATAG
- the LOC109008283 gene encoding BEL1-like homeodomain protein 11 isoform X1 encodes MHSESVSSAHHSKPNDTHLSWQSELAAVLHSKSFIAFMLPVEFNMTSQDSPPNPALSSVHSFTLSDSITDQNHFQNQPFDAYGSSLRGRDHTLPQSFGVFPSIQSLGERMSRSIDLVQASTVGEESEINHTRHFMDLLGAANETNHQAQRLSLSLGSHVLVPSVQYRQRSLSSDLLSPSYLMSGEESREACNPGMEHVSNGYSFLGSAFASSSSSLNRTCPTSYGTESFAAVIRNSIYLRPAQSLLNEIVDVSGKAIDISNGKYISKLSRGGRLGALGLSSELKAELYSNGLLSAEKQELQVKIAKLISLLEEVDGRFDEYYSQLEEVVSSFELIAGVGAAKKYTALALQAMSKHFCSLRDAIVSQINITKRKFLQAFPRISTGLSQLNLFDSETRHTRMSLQQLGMIQNQRQAWRPIRGLPETSVTILRSWLFEHFLHPYPNDTEKLMLASQTGLTKSQVSNWFINARVRLWKPMIEEMYKEEFGDSAEDLNPLAGNSMTREDFTDHAED; translated from the exons ATGCATTCAGAATCAGTTTCATCAGCACACCATTCCAAACCCAACGACACTCATCTCT CTTGGCAGAGCGAACTTGCTGCAGTACTTCATAGCAAATCTTTTATAGCTTTTATGCTTCCAGTTGAGTTTAACATGACTTCACAAGACTCGCCTCCAAATCCAGCTCTAAGTAGCGTGCACTCATTCACTCTCTCAGACTCCATTACCGATCAAAACCATTTCCAAAACCAGCCCTTTGATGCATATGGGTCTTCATTAAGAGGCCGCGATCACACACTCCCTCAGTCCTTTGGTGTATTTCCCAGCATCCAATCTCTTGGGGAAAGAATGTCTAGATCAATAGATCTTGTTCAAGCTTCTACTGTTGGGGAGGAATCTGAGATCAACCACACCCGACATTTCATGGATCTTCTTGGAGCAGCAAATGAGACCAATCACCAAGCCCAGAGGCTGTCACTTTCTCTGGGCTCTCACGTGCTTGTTCCTTCTGTGCAATACAGGCAGAGGTCCTTAAGTTCGGATCTCCTAAGCCCCAGTTACTTAATGTCTGGAGAAGAATCACGTGAAGCCTGTAATCCAGGAATGGAACATGTAAGCAACGGGTATTCTTTCTTGGGCAGTGCAtttgcttcttcttcaagctcaCTAAATCGAACTTGTCCAACTTCATATGGAACAGAATCTTTTGCTGCTGTTATTCGGAACTCAATATATTTAAGACCAGCTCAGTCCCTTCTGAATGAAATTGTTGATGTCAGTGGAAAAGCAATTGACATTAGCAATGGAAAATATATTTCGAAGTTGTCTCGTGGAGGTAGATTAGGAGCTCTTGGACTTTCTTCTGAACTAAAAGCAGAATTGTACAGTAATGGACTCTTATCAGCTGAGAAGCAAGAGCTTCAAGTTAAAATTGCAAAGCTTATCTCCCTTTTGGAGGAG GTTGATGGCAGATTCGATGAGTACTATAGTCAACTGGAAGAAGTTGTATCATCATTTGAGTTGATAGCAGGTGTAGGTGCTGCCAAGAAATACACTGCACTAGCTCTCCAAGCCATGTCTAAGCATTTCTGCAGCTTGAGAGATGCCATAGTCTCCCAAATTAAcatcacaaagagaaaattctTGCAGGCTTTTCCCAGAATTAGCACGGGGTTATCACAACTTAACTTGTTTGATTCGGAAACTAGACATACTCGAATGTCCCTTCAACAGCTAGGAATGATCCAAAACCAAAGGCAAGCATGGAGACCCATCAGAGGGTTGCCTGAGACTTCTGTGACAATCCTGCGCTCTTGGCTTTTTGAACACTTTCTCCACCC GTATCCAAATGACACTGAAAAGCTAATGCTGGCATCACAAACAGGCCTGACTAAGAGCCAA GTCTCAAATTGGTTCATAAATGCTCGAGTTCGGTTGTGGAAACCCATGATTGAAGAAATGTACAAAGAAGAGTTTGGGGACTCTGCAGAAGACTTGAACCCATTAGCTGGCAATTCCATGACGAGGGAAGATTTCACAGATCATGCAGAGGATTGA
- the LOC109008270 gene encoding 26S proteasome regulatory subunit S10B homolog B, whose product MSDAEDAIRRRNAVAEYRKKLLQQKEFESRIRSVRENLRASKKEFNKTEDDLKSLQSVGQIIGEVLRPLDNERLIVKASSGPRYVVGCRSKVDKKKLTAGTRVVLDMTTLTIMRALPREVDPVVYNMLHEDPGNVSYSAVGGLSDQIRELRESIELPLMNPELFLRVGIKPPKGVLLYGPPGTGKTLLARAIASNIDANFLKVVSSAIIDKYIGESARLIREMFGYARDHQPCIIFMDEIDAIGGRRFSEGTSADREIQRTLMELLNQLDGFDQLGKVKMIMATNRPDVLDPALLRPGRLDRKIEIPLPNEQSRMEILKIHAAGIAKHGEIDYEAVVKLAEGFNGADLRNVCTEAGMSAIRAERDYVIHEDFMKAVRKLNEAKKLESTAHYSSDFGKD is encoded by the exons ATGAGCGACGCGGAGGATGCTATAAGACGTCGTAATGCGGTGGCAGAGTACCGCAAGAAACTCCTCCAGCAAAAAGAATTCGAATCTCGAATACGATCCG TGAGGGAGAATTTGCGAGCTTCGAAGAAAGAGTTCAACAAAACAGAAGATGACTTGAAGTCGCTTCAAAGTGTTGGGCAGATCATTGGAGAAGTTCTCAGGCCTCTTGACAATGAACGCT TGATTGTTAAGGCAAGCAGCGGCCCCAGATATGTGGTTGGCTGCCGTAGTAAGGTGGATAAGAAAAAACTGACTGCAGGAACAAGAGTGGTCCTTGATATGACAACACTCACTATCATGCGGGCTCTTCCACGTGAA GTTGATCCAGTTGTTTATAACATGCTGCATGAGGATCCTGGTAATGTTAGTTACTCTGCTGTAGGCGGTTTATCTGATCAGATCAGAGAATTGAGAGAATCTATTGAGCTACCTCTCATGAATCCAGAGCTCTTCCTTAGAGTTGGCATCAAACCTCCCAAG GGTGTTCTTCTTTATGGACCTCCTGGTACTGGCAAGACATTGTTAGCTAGAGCTATTGCAAGTAACATAGATGCAAACTTCTTAAAG GTTGTTTCAAGTGCCattattgataaatacattGGGGAAAGTGCACGATTGATACGAGAAATGTTTGGCTATGCTCGTGATCACCAg CCCTGCATCATTTTTATGGACGAGATTGATGCCATTGGTGGGCGCCGTTTCAGTGAGGGAACAAGTGCTGACCGTGAGATTCAAAGAACACTAATGGAGTTACTTAATCAGCTTGATGGATTTGATCAGCTTGGGAAG gttaaaatgATAATGGCAACAAACCGTCCTGATGTTCTTGATCCAGCACTTCTCCGCCCAGGGCGGCTGGACAGAAAAATAGAGATTCCATTGCCGAATGAGCAGTCCAGAATGGAAATCCTTAAGATTCATGCTGCTGGAATTGCCAAACATGGTGAAATCGACTATGAAGCTGTTGTAAAGCTTGCAGAG GGTTTTAATGGGGCCGATCTTCGAAACGTTTGTACTGAAGCTGGAATGTCAGCTATCCGTGCCGAACGTGATTACGTAATCCATGAAGATTTCATGAAG GCTGTGCGGAAACTGAACGAAGCAAAAAAACTTGAATCTACTGCCCACTACAGTTCTGATTTTGGGAAAGACTAG